In Candidatus Vicinibacter proximus, the following are encoded in one genomic region:
- a CDS encoding IS110 family transposase: protein MLYELTGTDLAEIFGITETNAIEIISEVGLDMSKWPTVKHFTSWLNLAPNNKISGGKVLSSRIPKRKTTQVKYLEWRRLPYSVAKIG from the coding sequence ATGTTGTACGAACTAACGGGGACGGATTTAGCAGAAATTTTTGGGATTACGGAAACAAATGCTATAGAAATTATAAGCGAAGTCGGATTAGATATGAGTAAATGGCCAACGGTAAAACACTTTACATCATGGTTAAACTTAGCCCCGAATAATAAAATATCAGGAGGGAAGGTATTAAGTAGCCGGATTCCAAAAAGAAAAACCACGCAGGTCAAATATTTAGAATGGCGGCGTTTGCCATACAGCGTAGCAAAAATTGGTTAG
- a CDS encoding ABC transporter permease, which produces MEYLLKLEWLKNRKNTVFILICISYLVMLPGTMMIGKSVNPMPPVLPGNFIFFEFPTNWDFFAYAGSWLAFFMFGFFAVYTVTAEYSFKTLRQSIINGLQRNQFVSAKLLFILMMCVGATLYYVLCVLACGYIHEPHTKLDFAFDQPLIILKFFLMNISYGVFGLLLGFLLRRSGLALFTYMIYIMMLEPFIRWVLVQKYIHKSAHIYFPMNVFEDLTPLPFYRMMPEQFKTAGGAMALVPDHISIPLSIGYIFVFIWGMYYLINKRDL; this is translated from the coding sequence ATGGAATATCTGTTAAAACTGGAATGGTTAAAAAATCGTAAGAATACTGTTTTCATCCTGATTTGTATCAGTTATCTTGTAATGTTGCCAGGCACTATGATGATCGGCAAAAGTGTAAACCCTATGCCGCCTGTATTGCCGGGAAATTTTATCTTCTTTGAGTTTCCAACCAACTGGGATTTCTTTGCCTATGCAGGATCCTGGCTTGCTTTCTTTATGTTTGGATTTTTTGCAGTGTATACGGTGACTGCTGAGTACAGTTTCAAAACACTGCGGCAATCCATCATCAACGGTCTCCAACGGAATCAGTTTGTGTCAGCAAAATTGCTCTTCATACTCATGATGTGTGTAGGTGCTACACTGTATTATGTCCTATGTGTACTTGCCTGCGGCTACATCCATGAACCACACACCAAACTGGATTTCGCATTTGATCAGCCACTGATCATCCTGAAATTTTTCCTGATGAATATTTCATACGGAGTTTTTGGTTTGCTGTTGGGATTTTTACTGCGACGTTCAGGCCTGGCACTTTTCACCTACATGATTTACATCATGATGTTGGAACCATTCATTAGATGGGTTCTGGTACAAAAATACATACATAAGTCTGCGCATATTTATTTTCCCATGAATGTTTTTGAAGATCTCACCCCCCTGCCCTTTTACAGAATGATGCCGGAACAGTTTAAGACTGCCGGTGGAGCCATGGCCCTTGTGCCGGATCATATTTCAATACCCTTGAGCATTGGGTATATTTTTGTTTTTATTTGGGGCATGTATTATCTAATCAATAAACGAGATCTATAG
- a CDS encoding glycosyl hydrolase: MLSIVHRFVKKWLNFLSLILCFHIVNAQVPDLHPRLKALEHRQKISKSSLAHAIPIRNIGPTVFGGRVVDIEGNPNRPEEFYVAFASGGLWHTDNNGASFNPLFDHEAVMTIGDLAIDWARKIIYLGTGENNSSRSSYSGCGVYKSWDLGKSWTHLGLEETQHIGKIILDPGDTNRVYVAALGHLYSENRERGVYCSSDGGKTWQKNLYINDSTGIVDMVMDPMNASVLYAASWTRTRRAWNLNESGSGSGIYKTIDYGQHWKLLTDSLSGFPKGEFVGRIGLSIYHAGSLELMYALLDNHERRPVEAKKRTGLHKDDFKKMSKDEFLKIKDDSLEIFLRDKNFDAEYTAGSVKKMIRQDKILPAHLAEYLEDGNSRLFETPIKGGELYSSVDGGKTWHKTHEGFLDGIYFTYGYYFGQVRLNPKNPQQVILLGYPLISSADGGKTFQSIENDNQHVDHHALWINPANPFHMINGNDGGINITYDGGKNWLRCTHPPVGQFYSINFDLEEDYHVYGGAQDNGVWKSPSQYQMSNSWQLYGKYPHEVILGGDGMQTEVDPTDSKIIYTGFQFGNYFRIDKNLGTNTRITPKHKLGEKPYRWNWQTPILLSSHNSDIFYMGSNFLHRSMNQGRKFEIVSPDLTKGITTGDVPFGTLTTISESKLKFGLLYTGSDDGEVYVSKDGGDNWNKINDGIPQDKYVSKILASVHVKQRVYLCLNNYRNDDFSSLLYVSENFGVDWKRIGLNLPSEPLNVICEDPENPNLLFVGSDHGVYYSLDNGINFSLLSDQIPFVPIHDLKVHPKAKELIIGTHGRSIFIADISNVQQLVDSNLQKEILVFETKDIKYNNEWGKKQNVYSPIDSLLIPLSVYSKSTGEAELQLFYQNTLLHKNKVKLNIGINSLGIEGNIDAASAASFLKEYKKEYKEYHFPETDDKKNYLPKATYKIKVSKAGITEETNFKIK, encoded by the coding sequence ATGTTAAGTATAGTCCATCGCTTTGTTAAAAAGTGGCTCAATTTTCTGAGTCTGATTTTGTGCTTTCACATTGTAAACGCACAAGTCCCTGATCTTCATCCCAGACTAAAGGCTCTTGAGCATCGTCAAAAAATCTCCAAATCTTCCCTTGCCCACGCAATACCCATTCGCAACATTGGACCTACCGTTTTTGGTGGCAGAGTGGTCGATATTGAAGGAAATCCAAATCGTCCGGAAGAGTTCTATGTGGCTTTTGCATCAGGTGGACTATGGCATACTGACAACAATGGCGCAAGCTTCAATCCCCTCTTTGACCACGAAGCAGTAATGACAATTGGGGACCTGGCTATTGATTGGGCCAGAAAAATAATTTATCTGGGCACTGGTGAAAACAATTCCAGTCGTTCATCTTATTCTGGATGCGGAGTCTACAAATCATGGGATTTGGGTAAAAGCTGGACGCATCTGGGCCTGGAGGAAACGCAACATATTGGCAAAATTATTTTAGACCCCGGAGATACCAACAGAGTGTATGTGGCTGCACTTGGTCATCTCTATTCGGAAAATCGCGAGCGCGGGGTGTATTGCAGTTCGGATGGTGGAAAGACTTGGCAGAAAAATCTTTACATTAACGACAGCACAGGCATCGTCGACATGGTTATGGACCCTATGAATGCTTCTGTGTTATATGCAGCGAGTTGGACACGCACCAGAAGAGCCTGGAACCTGAACGAATCCGGGTCGGGTTCCGGCATTTATAAAACCATAGATTATGGACAACATTGGAAATTACTTACGGACTCTTTATCCGGATTTCCTAAGGGAGAATTTGTGGGAAGAATAGGTTTAAGTATTTATCATGCGGGTTCACTGGAGCTGATGTATGCTTTATTGGACAATCATGAACGAAGACCTGTGGAGGCTAAAAAAAGAACCGGTTTACATAAGGATGATTTTAAAAAAATGTCCAAAGATGAATTTCTAAAGATCAAAGATGATTCATTGGAAATTTTTCTGAGGGATAAAAATTTTGATGCAGAATACACTGCAGGCTCAGTAAAAAAAATGATCCGTCAGGACAAAATACTTCCTGCTCATCTTGCTGAATATCTGGAAGATGGTAATTCGCGATTGTTTGAAACACCAATAAAAGGTGGTGAATTATATTCGTCTGTGGATGGAGGGAAAACCTGGCACAAGACCCATGAAGGATTCCTGGATGGAATTTATTTTACTTATGGATATTATTTTGGTCAGGTAAGATTAAATCCAAAAAATCCCCAACAAGTTATTTTACTAGGTTATCCTTTGATCAGTTCTGCGGATGGTGGAAAAACTTTTCAATCGATTGAGAATGATAATCAGCATGTGGACCACCATGCACTCTGGATAAATCCCGCCAATCCTTTTCACATGATCAATGGAAATGATGGTGGAATAAACATTACTTATGATGGTGGAAAAAATTGGTTGCGATGCACCCACCCTCCAGTAGGACAATTCTATTCGATAAATTTTGACCTGGAAGAAGATTATCATGTTTATGGTGGCGCACAGGATAATGGGGTTTGGAAAAGTCCATCGCAATATCAAATGTCCAACAGTTGGCAACTTTATGGAAAGTATCCACATGAAGTAATCCTCGGTGGTGACGGTATGCAAACAGAAGTAGATCCTACTGATAGTAAAATAATTTACACGGGTTTTCAATTTGGTAATTATTTCAGAATAGACAAAAATTTGGGCACAAATACCCGAATTACACCTAAACACAAACTTGGTGAAAAGCCCTATCGGTGGAACTGGCAGACACCAATTCTTTTGTCCTCCCATAACAGTGATATTTTTTATATGGGATCAAATTTTCTTCACCGCTCTATGAATCAAGGTAGAAAATTTGAAATCGTCTCCCCTGACCTCACCAAAGGAATTACAACAGGCGATGTCCCTTTTGGTACACTCACCACCATCTCGGAATCCAAATTAAAATTTGGTTTATTGTATACCGGCAGTGACGATGGTGAAGTTTATGTGAGTAAAGATGGAGGGGATAATTGGAATAAAATAAATGATGGAATTCCACAAGATAAATACGTGTCCAAAATTCTTGCCTCCGTACACGTCAAACAAAGAGTTTATCTGTGTCTAAACAATTACCGCAACGATGATTTTTCATCCTTACTTTATGTATCTGAGAATTTTGGTGTGGATTGGAAACGCATAGGACTTAATCTTCCATCTGAGCCACTAAATGTTATATGTGAAGATCCTGAGAATCCAAATTTGCTTTTTGTGGGTAGCGATCATGGTGTTTATTATTCATTGGACAATGGAATTAATTTTTCCTTATTGAGTGATCAGATTCCATTTGTTCCTATCCATGATCTTAAAGTCCATCCAAAAGCAAAGGAGTTGATCATTGGGACACACGGACGCTCGATATTTATTGCAGACATTAGCAATGTCCAACAATTGGTGGATAGTAATTTACAGAAAGAAATTTTAGTGTTTGAAACAAAGGATATAAAATATAATAATGAATGGGGAAAAAAGCAAAATGTGTACAGCCCAATCGATAGTCTCCTGATACCACTCTCTGTATATTCAAAATCAACAGGGGAAGCAGAATTACAATTGTTCTATCAAAATACACTCCTTCATAAAAATAAAGTCAAGCTCAACATTGGAATAAATTCATTAGGAATTGAAGGGAACATTGATGCAGCATCCGCTGCATCGTTTCTAAAAGAATATAAAAAAGAATACAAGGAATATCATTTCCCGGAGACAGATGACAAGAAAAATTACTTACCAAAAGCTACTTACAAAATTAAAGTGAGCAAAGCAGGTATAACAGAAGAGACAAATTTTAAAATAAAATAA
- a CDS encoding IS110 family transposase, whose amino-acid sequence MIYPNAAGIDISSKEHYVAVNPESTEKPIRAFGAFTEDLHALVVFLKECKVDTVAMEATGIYWVSLFLVLEDAGFDVVLVTAKHVKNVRGKKTDVSDADWIRQLHSCGLLSASFQPDKFTRKLRAYMRHRKNLIEMSATHIRMMHKALEQMNIKIQHVIADITGKSGQEIIKSIIAGERNAEILASCCDSRIRAHKKEGIIKSLTGVWKEEHVFELEQSYSIYQFYHAKLKECDAKIEEHLREKSGVDTFVEPQKKKRVIKII is encoded by the coding sequence ATTATTTATCCTAACGCGGCAGGTATAGATATATCAAGCAAAGAACATTATGTAGCAGTTAATCCTGAATCCACTGAAAAACCAATAAGAGCCTTTGGCGCCTTTACTGAAGACTTACACGCCCTAGTTGTGTTTTTAAAAGAATGCAAAGTAGATACAGTTGCTATGGAGGCTACCGGTATTTACTGGGTAAGTTTATTTTTAGTATTAGAAGATGCGGGTTTTGATGTTGTATTAGTTACAGCTAAACATGTAAAAAATGTAAGAGGAAAGAAAACAGATGTTAGCGATGCTGATTGGATACGTCAATTACACAGTTGCGGATTATTATCTGCAAGTTTTCAACCCGATAAGTTTACTCGTAAATTAAGAGCATATATGCGTCATCGAAAAAATTTAATTGAAATGTCAGCTACACATATTCGCATGATGCATAAAGCTTTAGAACAAATGAATATTAAAATACAACATGTTATTGCGGATATTACAGGTAAATCTGGACAAGAGATCATAAAATCCATCATAGCTGGTGAACGAAACGCAGAGATATTAGCATCTTGTTGCGATAGTAGAATTAGAGCTCATAAAAAAGAGGGTATTATAAAATCCTTAACGGGGGTTTGGAAAGAAGAACACGTTTTTGAACTAGAGCAAAGTTATTCAATATATCAATTCTATCATGCTAAGCTAAAGGAATGCGATGCTAAAATAGAAGAGCATCTTCGTGAAAAATCCGGAGTAGATACATTTGTGGAGCCCCAAAAAAAGAAAAGAGTAATAAAAATAATTTGA
- a CDS encoding ABC transporter ATP-binding protein, with the protein MEDSLLHIENLTKSYGKIKALKGLDIEIRPGKVYGLLGPNGSGKSTTLGIVLDIIESDQGQFNWFKNKYGQEYRKHIGATLETPNFFPYLDAMDNLEIVAHIKQIESPDYTSALKLVNLYERRNSPFKTYSFGMRQRLAIAAALLGDPEVVIFDEPTNGLDPQGIAEIREILIKISMTGKTIFMASHILDEVEKICSDVIILNKGKLLAQGTVGSVMDTNLIIEISCDELEKAQSILLHMPGIKSAEIAGQHLILSCEQDIKTSMINKYAFEQGILLSSLNIKKTRLEDEFLEIVKEHNS; encoded by the coding sequence ATGGAGGATAGTTTACTACATATTGAGAACCTCACCAAATCCTACGGAAAAATTAAAGCCTTAAAAGGATTGGATATTGAAATTAGACCAGGAAAGGTTTATGGATTACTGGGACCCAATGGTAGTGGAAAATCTACCACCCTGGGAATTGTACTGGACATCATAGAATCCGATCAGGGACAATTCAATTGGTTTAAAAACAAATATGGACAGGAATACCGAAAACACATCGGTGCCACTCTGGAAACGCCCAATTTTTTTCCCTACCTGGATGCTATGGACAATCTTGAAATAGTTGCACACATCAAACAAATTGAAAGTCCTGATTATACTTCTGCCTTGAAACTCGTGAATCTTTACGAACGAAGAAATTCTCCTTTCAAGACTTACTCCTTTGGAATGAGACAACGACTTGCCATTGCGGCTGCACTACTGGGAGATCCTGAAGTAGTTATTTTTGATGAACCCACCAATGGTCTTGACCCACAGGGCATCGCTGAGATCCGTGAAATCCTCATTAAAATAAGCATGACCGGTAAAACCATTTTTATGGCCAGTCATATTTTGGATGAGGTAGAAAAAATTTGTTCCGATGTCATTATACTCAACAAAGGAAAATTACTGGCTCAGGGAACTGTTGGCTCTGTGATGGATACCAATTTGATCATTGAAATTTCCTGTGACGAACTTGAAAAAGCGCAATCCATCCTGCTGCACATGCCCGGAATAAAATCTGCGGAAATAGCCGGTCAGCATTTAATACTGAGTTGCGAACAGGACATCAAAACTTCCATGATTAATAAATACGCCTTTGAACAGGGAATTTTACTCAGCAGCCTGAACATTAAAAAGACCAGGCTGGAAGATGAATTTCTGGAAATTGTAAAAGAGCACAACAGCTAA